The following are encoded together in the Bradymonas sediminis genome:
- the sctQ gene encoding type III secretion system cytoplasmic ring protein SctQ translates to MKSPQISPPRSPSRPRRKVIHPLTPDAFESLRASQVRWGNRLLRLLGAPVPGERLLDALADQLATVLGAPYDVFFHASRTYAGAKFNAPVDRAFSTSFALEPDPDMGVISIDMNLVQGCLEGLLEDEPAEVRSLLPVTPRDFGLMNFVLLELLNWLCARGLPPISIPASAPDMGVIARQLSQQAEIVELVYAVSTPSSAGLVRIYVPSAMVQSMEIFVTRGTHLNRQRRRLVHSRLAPLRTRLQVEAARVTLGAQDYRSLAPGDILLPERHGFELGQAAAEVTGYPPGGRDASPAGKTYLSGLAGAHFPCRIRPNAQVPWELEFGANLPVTPAKKSSAMPTQAIDISKITEEKMMPSEEIQKQREDAAQMAPILEQTEVDILIAVGQVTLSMSELAQLQSGYVLELERRIQDGVDLVVDGVRVGVGELVLVEQRLGVRVLSIDA, encoded by the coding sequence ATGAAAAGTCCCCAAATATCCCCGCCCCGCTCACCTTCGCGCCCGCGGCGAAAGGTCATTCATCCTCTGACGCCCGACGCATTCGAATCGCTGCGCGCCTCTCAGGTTCGCTGGGGGAATCGCCTGCTGCGGCTGCTCGGTGCGCCGGTGCCCGGAGAGCGTCTTCTGGACGCGTTGGCCGACCAACTCGCCACGGTCCTCGGTGCGCCCTACGATGTCTTTTTCCACGCGTCGCGGACCTATGCCGGGGCGAAATTCAACGCGCCGGTCGACCGGGCTTTCTCGACGAGCTTCGCCCTGGAGCCCGACCCCGATATGGGGGTGATAAGCATTGATATGAACCTCGTTCAGGGCTGTCTCGAAGGGCTTCTGGAGGACGAGCCGGCCGAGGTGCGAAGTCTTCTGCCGGTGACGCCGCGCGATTTCGGGCTGATGAATTTTGTTCTATTGGAGCTGCTCAATTGGCTCTGCGCGCGGGGTTTGCCGCCGATCAGTATTCCGGCGAGCGCTCCGGATATGGGCGTCATCGCGCGCCAATTGAGCCAGCAGGCCGAGATCGTTGAGCTTGTCTACGCGGTGAGCACGCCCAGCAGCGCGGGGCTTGTGCGCATCTACGTCCCGTCGGCGATGGTCCAGTCGATGGAGATCTTCGTGACCCGGGGCACCCACCTCAATCGGCAACGTCGCCGGCTTGTCCATTCGCGCCTGGCGCCGCTGCGAACTCGACTTCAGGTCGAGGCGGCGCGGGTTACCCTGGGGGCGCAGGACTATCGGTCCCTGGCCCCTGGCGACATTCTATTGCCCGAGCGGCACGGCTTTGAACTCGGCCAGGCAGCCGCCGAAGTCACCGGCTATCCCCCCGGCGGCCGAGACGCCTCGCCGGCAGGGAAGACCTATCTGAGCGGGCTGGCCGGGGCTCACTTTCCATGTCGGATTCGTCCCAACGCGCAGGTTCCCTGGGAGCTTGAGTTCGGCGCGAATCTGCCCGTCACGCCCGCGAAAAAATCATCCGCGATGCCGACCCAGGCCATCGATATCTCCAAAATAACCGAGGAAAAAATGATGCCCTCCGAAGAGATTCAAAAACAGCGCGAAGACGCCGCTCAGATGGCTCCGATTCTCGAGCAAACCGAGGTCGATATTCTGATCGCGGTTGGCCAGGTGACGCTGTCGATGTCCGAGTTGGCCCAGCTTCAGTCGGGCTATGTGCTCGAGCTCGAGCGGCGTATTCAGGACGGCGTCGATCTGGTCGTCGATGGGGTTCGGGTGGGGGTTGGGGAGTTGGTGCTCGTGGAGCAGCGCCTTGGGGTGCGCGTGCTGTCGATCGACGCATAG
- the topA gene encoding type I DNA topoisomerase yields MSKLVIVESPAKAKTIEKYLSGDFRVLASVGHVRDLPDNASQMPEKYRSEPWAKLGVNTEKDFEAVYVVKDASSKKAVAALRKELKDADELYLATDEDREGEAISWHLVELLKPKVPTRRMVFHEITKSAIQNALSATRDIDMDLVQAQEARRILDRLVGYPLSLLVGQKIKYGLSAGRVQSVSVRLLVERERERRAFRTGSYWDIDAELDKSGNNFPASLRSIDGTRLATGKDFDKDTGKIIEGKDVLLLGEKEAKSLLDTLKDSPWEVLSVTKSQYTTSPKAPFITSTLQQEASRKLGMSARQAMSIAQRLYESGRITYMRTDSTNLSKQALSAARAAATALYGAEYVSDAPRIYASKSKGAQEAHEAIRPAGETFVEPKNTGLRGQEYKLYDLIYKRTIASQMANAKKTRTSVDLKAEVDGKELVFRANGLQTDFAGFISAYLESSDDPEAELAERERLLPEMKEGDKVDCTAVDASGHETQPPARYTEASLVKALEEAGIGRPSTYSSIMSKITRDERFARKKGKALVPTYTAFAVIELLEGHFSNLVDLDFTASMEDDLDAIARGATSKVDYLHSFYRAKGAFNDQLKAGEEGIDVGEARIVHLEDFDAVLRVGKNGPYAEWESDGEVKKTDVPEDIPPADLTMEDLEKLYAERAQWPKSLGVDPETGKEVIVNTGRYGHYLQLGEPEIVEPEDPGFYKNGKPKPKKKPKTIKPKTASVPKHIHPEEITLDEALSVLRLPRIIGAHPEDGEPIEATIGRYGPYLRHLKNSRSLENPEQVFSLSVEEAVAILNKPKARRGGQKVLKEIGEDPDSGDMINVLDGRYGPYVKLGKTNASLPKGTNPDEITLERALELIAERRAKTGTKTTKKATKKKTTKKKSTSKKTTKKKPAKKAAKKTTTKKTAAKKKD; encoded by the coding sequence ATGTCGAAACTCGTTATTGTCGAGTCGCCAGCCAAGGCGAAAACGATTGAGAAATATCTTTCCGGAGACTTCCGTGTGCTTGCATCGGTGGGTCATGTTCGTGACCTGCCCGATAATGCCAGCCAAATGCCGGAGAAATATCGCTCCGAACCCTGGGCCAAACTCGGCGTCAATACCGAGAAAGACTTCGAAGCTGTGTATGTCGTCAAGGATGCGAGCTCCAAGAAGGCGGTCGCCGCGCTGCGAAAAGAGCTCAAAGATGCTGATGAACTCTACCTCGCAACAGACGAAGACCGTGAGGGAGAGGCGATCAGTTGGCATCTTGTTGAGTTGCTTAAGCCGAAGGTTCCGACCCGCCGCATGGTCTTTCATGAGATCACCAAGTCGGCGATTCAGAACGCGCTGAGCGCGACCCGTGACATCGATATGGACCTGGTTCAGGCGCAGGAAGCGCGCCGAATCTTGGACCGGCTGGTCGGGTATCCGCTCTCGTTGCTGGTGGGCCAGAAGATCAAATACGGGCTGTCGGCGGGGCGTGTTCAATCCGTCTCGGTGCGCCTGCTGGTGGAGCGCGAGCGCGAGCGCCGCGCATTCCGCACCGGTTCCTATTGGGATATCGACGCCGAGCTCGACAAGTCCGGCAATAATTTTCCGGCCTCGCTGCGCTCCATCGACGGCACGCGCCTGGCGACCGGTAAGGACTTCGACAAAGACACTGGTAAGATCATCGAGGGCAAGGACGTCCTGCTGTTGGGCGAGAAGGAGGCGAAGAGCCTGCTCGACACCCTCAAGGACAGCCCGTGGGAAGTCCTGTCGGTCACCAAATCGCAGTATACGACCTCGCCGAAGGCCCCGTTCATCACCTCCACCTTGCAGCAGGAGGCCAGCCGTAAGCTGGGCATGTCGGCCCGCCAGGCGATGAGCATCGCGCAGCGCCTCTACGAAAGTGGGCGCATCACCTATATGCGTACCGACAGCACCAACCTGTCCAAGCAGGCGCTGAGCGCCGCGCGCGCCGCCGCCACCGCCCTGTACGGCGCCGAATACGTCAGCGATGCGCCGCGTATTTACGCCTCGAAATCCAAGGGCGCTCAGGAAGCTCATGAGGCGATTCGTCCCGCCGGTGAGACCTTCGTGGAGCCCAAAAACACCGGGCTGCGCGGCCAAGAGTATAAGCTCTATGACCTGATCTATAAGCGTACCATCGCCTCGCAGATGGCCAACGCCAAAAAGACCCGCACCTCGGTGGACCTTAAGGCTGAAGTCGACGGCAAAGAGTTGGTCTTTCGGGCCAACGGTCTGCAGACCGACTTCGCCGGTTTCATCAGCGCGTACCTCGAGAGCAGCGACGATCCCGAGGCCGAATTGGCTGAGCGCGAGCGTCTCCTTCCCGAAATGAAAGAAGGCGACAAGGTCGATTGCACCGCGGTTGACGCCAGCGGCCACGAGACCCAGCCGCCCGCTCGCTACACCGAAGCGTCGCTGGTCAAGGCGCTCGAGGAAGCAGGCATCGGACGCCCGTCCACCTACTCCTCGATCATGAGCAAGATCACCCGTGACGAGCGATTCGCGCGTAAAAAAGGCAAAGCGCTCGTGCCGACCTATACGGCGTTCGCCGTTATCGAGTTGTTGGAGGGGCATTTCAGCAACCTGGTCGACCTCGACTTCACCGCGAGCATGGAGGACGACCTCGACGCGATCGCCCGAGGCGCGACCAGCAAGGTCGATTATCTGCACTCGTTTTATCGTGCCAAGGGTGCCTTCAACGACCAGCTCAAGGCCGGTGAAGAAGGGATCGACGTCGGCGAGGCGCGCATCGTCCACCTGGAAGACTTCGACGCCGTGCTGCGCGTGGGCAAAAACGGTCCCTACGCCGAGTGGGAGAGCGACGGGGAGGTCAAAAAGACCGACGTCCCCGAGGATATTCCGCCGGCTGACCTCACGATGGAGGACCTCGAGAAGCTCTACGCCGAGCGCGCTCAATGGCCGAAATCCCTGGGCGTCGACCCCGAAACGGGCAAAGAAGTCATCGTCAATACCGGACGCTACGGGCATTATTTGCAGCTCGGTGAGCCTGAGATCGTGGAGCCGGAAGATCCTGGTTTCTATAAGAACGGCAAACCGAAGCCCAAGAAAAAGCCGAAGACGATTAAGCCCAAGACCGCGTCGGTTCCCAAGCATATTCACCCCGAGGAGATTACCCTCGACGAGGCCCTCTCGGTGCTGCGTCTGCCGCGCATCATCGGCGCTCACCCCGAAGATGGCGAGCCGATCGAGGCGACCATTGGTCGCTATGGACCGTATCTGCGTCACCTCAAGAACTCGCGCAGCCTCGAGAACCCCGAGCAGGTCTTTAGCCTGAGCGTCGAAGAGGCGGTCGCCATCCTGAATAAACCCAAGGCTCGCCGCGGCGGCCAGAAGGTGCTCAAAGAGATCGGCGAAGATCCCGACAGCGGCGACATGATCAACGTGCTCGACGGGCGCTACGGTCCGTATGTGAAGCTTGGCAAGACGAACGCCTCGCTTCCCAAGGGCACCAACCCGGACGAGATTACCCTCGAGCGGGCGCTTGAGTTGATCGCGGAGCGTCGGGCTAAAACCGGCACCAAGACGACCAAAAAAGCGACTAAAAAGAAGACGACAAAGAAGAAGTCTACGTCGAAAAAGACCACGAAAAAGAAGCCGGCCAAAAAGGCGGCGAAGAAGACCACCACCAAGAAAACCGCGGCGAAGAAGAAAGACTGA
- a CDS encoding RecQ family ATP-dependent DNA helicase, translated as MDAATAVQKQTPQAALKARFGYDNFRGGQLEVVEALLAGEDVLAVMPTGSGKSLCFQLPACMLEGTALVISPLIALMKDQVDAMEQAGVSATQINSSVDYPEQIRRLERMVAGDYDIVYVAPERFRNAEFRRAIDQISISLLAIDEAHCISQWGHDFRPDYLNLDAVREQLGCPPTIALTATATSQVQEDILEQLAISDARRVVSGFERPNLFYDVIEAASHEEKVSQVERLLHQRRGESVIVYCATRRQVTEVTESLKSHGWLASSYHAGLNDVARAQVQDGFMAGDLPILVATNAFGMGVDKSDVRTIFHYNIPGSLEAYYQEAGRAGRDGEPAECVLLYSRRDGRIHDFFTDNSFPEQELVERVWLLLFKRGLDTHALSADQICDHLNRSGKSGRVHSWGVATALQLLEEAGHIRTGFSSDGPHAGEAWVEVLDRARLRDLRVDWERLARQRKLAKRQSADMRNYALDRGCRQTSLLRYFNSKPSYKGGCGHCDRCCGHLKVGRQGRGARSASDDTAETVVRKVLSGVARAREHATPVRVAAMLRGSPSQQLQRLGLDKVSTFGILDYLNQQDLFDLISACAEAQLIEPSGAARVELSEVGVEVMLAKRRAPSALLRMLEPA; from the coding sequence ATGGATGCTGCGACGGCCGTTCAAAAACAGACCCCCCAGGCCGCGCTCAAAGCGCGTTTTGGATACGATAATTTCCGCGGTGGCCAGCTCGAGGTCGTCGAGGCGCTGCTGGCCGGCGAGGATGTCCTCGCCGTGATGCCGACCGGCTCGGGCAAAAGCCTGTGCTTCCAATTGCCGGCCTGCATGCTCGAGGGGACCGCGCTGGTCATATCGCCGCTCATCGCGCTGATGAAAGACCAGGTCGACGCGATGGAGCAAGCGGGCGTTTCCGCCACGCAGATCAACTCATCGGTCGATTATCCCGAGCAAATCCGGCGACTTGAGCGCATGGTCGCGGGCGACTACGACATCGTTTATGTCGCCCCGGAGCGGTTTCGAAACGCCGAATTTCGCCGGGCGATCGACCAGATATCGATCAGCCTTCTGGCCATCGATGAGGCGCATTGTATCAGCCAATGGGGGCACGACTTCCGCCCGGATTACCTGAACCTCGACGCGGTGCGCGAGCAATTGGGTTGCCCGCCGACCATCGCGCTGACCGCGACCGCGACCAGCCAGGTTCAGGAAGATATCCTGGAGCAATTGGCGATCAGCGACGCGCGGCGCGTCGTCTCGGGGTTCGAGCGGCCGAATCTCTTTTATGATGTCATCGAGGCGGCCAGCCACGAGGAAAAGGTCTCGCAAGTCGAGCGCCTGCTGCACCAGCGACGCGGCGAGTCGGTGATTGTCTATTGCGCCACGCGCCGCCAGGTGACCGAGGTCACCGAGAGCCTCAAGAGCCACGGCTGGCTGGCCTCGAGCTACCACGCGGGGCTCAACGATGTGGCGCGCGCCCAGGTTCAGGACGGCTTTATGGCCGGCGATTTGCCGATCTTGGTGGCCACCAACGCCTTCGGCATGGGCGTGGATAAGTCGGATGTGCGTACGATCTTTCACTATAATATCCCTGGGAGTCTTGAGGCCTATTATCAGGAAGCAGGCCGCGCCGGGCGTGACGGAGAACCCGCCGAGTGCGTGCTGCTCTATAGTCGGCGTGACGGGCGCATCCATGACTTTTTCACGGATAACTCATTCCCGGAACAGGAGCTTGTGGAGCGCGTTTGGCTGCTCCTATTTAAGCGCGGCCTGGACACACACGCGCTGAGCGCCGATCAGATCTGCGACCATTTGAATCGTTCGGGCAAATCGGGCCGCGTGCATTCTTGGGGGGTCGCAACGGCGCTGCAATTGCTCGAAGAGGCCGGCCATATCCGGACGGGGTTCTCGTCCGACGGACCACACGCAGGCGAGGCCTGGGTGGAAGTCCTGGACCGCGCGCGGCTGCGCGATCTGCGGGTGGATTGGGAACGACTCGCGCGCCAGCGAAAGCTGGCCAAACGCCAGTCCGCCGACATGCGAAATTATGCCCTGGATCGCGGCTGTCGCCAGACCAGCCTGCTGCGCTATTTTAATAGTAAGCCCAGCTATAAGGGTGGCTGCGGGCATTGCGACCGCTGCTGCGGACACCTCAAGGTGGGGCGCCAGGGACGCGGCGCGCGCTCCGCATCCGATGATACGGCCGAGACGGTCGTGCGAAAGGTCTTAAGCGGCGTGGCGCGCGCCCGAGAGCACGCCACGCCGGTTCGCGTCGCCGCGATGCTACGCGGGTCACCCTCTCAGCAGCTGCAGCGCCTTGGGTTGGATAAAGTCTCGACGTTTGGGATTCTGGACTATTTGAACCAGCAGGATCTCTTCGATCTTATTTCGGCTTGCGCGGAGGCGCAGTTGATTGAGCCAAGTGGCGCCGCGCGCGTCGAGTTGAGCGAGGTCGGCGTCGAGGTAATGCTTGCCAAACGTCGTGCACCGTCGGCCCTTCTGCGCATGCTAGAGCCCGCCTAA
- a CDS encoding tetratricopeptide repeat protein, which produces MSGFDPSSIAQSQDVDLSERSRKKLHAICKRLEDLGLEDNSEEAFDYFEATLSELETSSDERGARESKLLRGALYFVYAEQHLEYGEFDEAGEYIDQALEAGWRTREAFDVAGWLHYTDERPAVARDFFNSALARDPDFISSLKGRALALVDLEAVDHARSDLTHAINLNSNDPELYALRSDIFVHMQQLEQAERDIRQARERDEDPEYALQYARILLVQGRNEKAEELVNEALETDQGLEALLLRSHLHLRKGRLGPARTDAIRASNIYSDDAFAFVQLAHIQLAAKKASQALKAAERAVQLDPSLSDAYLVRGAARYFSDMEEESHKDFDRAQQAPAELPFFLLGPCYELLGTPGFEGVLDEISAQYTRVNVPIEAQKPKPRPKPAPGATPSPKPKAAPSSARKQPASAPGAGPTMPPGMGDFDPMTLLGQVFDDSGKIKKRFKPFLKMAMKNAPSILKKMPPGMIPNVDGLDAEALESIDFSQMSTEQIEEQMREFYEKMQSGEDPFGGNSAGNKPPGKAD; this is translated from the coding sequence ATGTCTGGTTTCGACCCCAGCTCGATCGCTCAATCTCAGGATGTCGACCTTTCTGAGCGCAGCCGTAAAAAACTCCACGCGATCTGCAAACGCCTGGAGGACCTGGGCCTGGAGGACAATTCTGAGGAAGCCTTCGATTATTTCGAGGCGACCCTGAGCGAGCTTGAAACGTCGAGCGATGAGCGCGGTGCGCGGGAGTCCAAACTTCTGCGGGGCGCGCTTTATTTTGTCTATGCCGAGCAGCATCTAGAATACGGCGAGTTTGACGAAGCCGGCGAGTATATCGACCAGGCGCTCGAGGCCGGGTGGCGTACCCGCGAGGCTTTCGATGTCGCCGGTTGGCTCCACTATACCGACGAGCGCCCGGCGGTCGCCCGCGACTTCTTCAACAGCGCGCTGGCTCGTGACCCAGATTTTATCTCCAGCCTAAAAGGGCGCGCGCTGGCGCTGGTCGATCTCGAGGCCGTGGACCACGCCCGCTCGGACCTCACCCACGCGATCAACCTCAATAGCAATGACCCCGAGCTCTATGCGCTGCGTAGCGATATTTTCGTGCATATGCAGCAGCTCGAGCAGGCTGAGCGCGACATTCGCCAGGCGCGTGAGCGTGACGAAGACCCGGAATACGCCCTTCAATACGCCCGAATCCTGCTGGTGCAGGGGCGAAATGAGAAGGCCGAAGAGCTCGTCAACGAGGCGCTTGAGACCGACCAGGGGCTGGAAGCCTTGCTGCTTCGCAGCCATCTGCACCTGCGCAAAGGCCGCCTCGGCCCGGCGCGCACCGACGCCATCCGCGCCTCCAATATCTACTCCGACGACGCCTTCGCCTTCGTCCAGCTCGCCCATATTCAACTGGCGGCCAAGAAGGCCAGCCAGGCGCTCAAGGCCGCCGAGCGCGCCGTGCAGCTCGACCCGAGCCTGTCGGACGCCTACCTGGTGCGCGGGGCCGCGCGCTATTTCAGTGATATGGAGGAAGAGTCTCATAAGGACTTCGACCGCGCCCAGCAGGCGCCCGCCGAGCTTCCTTTCTTCCTATTGGGCCCCTGTTATGAGCTGCTCGGCACCCCCGGGTTCGAGGGGGTCTTGGACGAGATCTCGGCCCAATATACCCGCGTGAACGTGCCGATCGAGGCGCAGAAGCCAAAGCCGCGCCCTAAGCCGGCGCCCGGCGCCACCCCCAGCCCGAAGCCCAAAGCCGCGCCGTCTTCCGCGCGAAAGCAGCCCGCAAGCGCCCCCGGCGCCGGCCCGACGATGCCGCCCGGTATGGGTGATTTCGACCCCATGACCTTGCTCGGCCAGGTCTTTGACGACTCGGGGAAGATCAAGAAGAGATTTAAGCCATTCCTTAAGATGGCGATGAAGAACGCGCCGAGTATCCTGAAGAAAATGCCGCCCGGGATGATCCCAAACGTCGACGGACTTGACGCTGAGGCCCTTGAGTCGATCGATTTCTCGCAGATGTCGACCGAGCAGATCGAAGAGCAAATGCGCGAATTCTACGAGAAGATGCAATCCGGCGAAGACCCCTTCGGCGGCAATTCCGCGGGCAATAAACCACCCGGGAAAGCAGACTAG
- the trxA gene encoding thioredoxin — protein MSVFEITAANFKEEVEESELPVIVDLWAPWCGPCKTLGPVLDKLAAEYEGKVRVGKVNVDQQPDIARAFNVSSIPMLVALKGADVTGHQIGFNGESAVRALFDKASES, from the coding sequence ATGTCTGTTTTCGAAATCACCGCAGCAAATTTCAAAGAAGAAGTCGAAGAGAGCGAATTGCCGGTCATCGTGGACCTTTGGGCACCCTGGTGTGGCCCGTGCAAAACGCTCGGACCCGTGCTCGATAAGTTGGCCGCCGAATACGAAGGCAAGGTCCGCGTTGGCAAGGTCAACGTCGACCAGCAGCCCGACATCGCCCGCGCCTTCAACGTCTCGAGCATCCCGATGCTCGTCGCCCTCAAAGGCGCCGACGTGACCGGTCATCAGATTGGCTTCAACGGCGAGAGCGCCGTGCGCGCGCTCTTCGACAAGGCCTCCGAGTCCTGA
- a CDS encoding flagellar hook-length control protein FliK, whose product MLAQKAGASSDGKSRGAFGEKLRDGRVQIGAQAEASGRARTERQVGEGHREKRVEQRQVEGHQHRVGREAGEGERAQTAREIGAKRDEQIQQKVHHKMEDRAAEQQGARRNPGANQSALGARDAQKSDPATSRAALEEASGAAGAEGGGISQAQPGSEPRVETAATKSSNQAERREQVAKIARALVEKTHIGTDSAGRQVMLMELEVPGRGQIRVRLRRRGEGYELRMRPENQDLARDLRQERDTFRESAARNGVSFSSIEIV is encoded by the coding sequence ATGCTCGCCCAAAAAGCAGGCGCCTCATCGGATGGCAAAAGTCGAGGCGCGTTCGGAGAAAAGCTGCGAGACGGTCGGGTGCAGATCGGGGCGCAGGCCGAGGCGTCCGGTCGTGCGCGCACGGAGCGTCAGGTCGGGGAGGGGCACCGCGAAAAGCGGGTGGAACAGCGCCAGGTCGAGGGGCATCAGCATCGGGTTGGGCGCGAAGCCGGGGAGGGCGAGCGCGCCCAGACCGCCCGCGAGATCGGCGCGAAGCGCGACGAGCAGATTCAGCAGAAGGTGCATCATAAAATGGAGGATCGCGCCGCTGAGCAGCAGGGCGCGCGACGAAATCCCGGGGCGAATCAATCAGCCTTGGGAGCCAGAGATGCGCAAAAGAGCGACCCCGCCACGAGCCGCGCGGCGCTTGAGGAGGCTAGCGGCGCGGCAGGCGCCGAAGGCGGCGGTATTTCTCAGGCACAGCCAGGGAGTGAGCCTCGCGTCGAGACGGCCGCCACAAAGTCCTCCAATCAAGCGGAGCGGCGCGAGCAGGTCGCCAAGATCGCGCGGGCGCTGGTTGAGAAGACGCATATCGGCACCGATAGCGCAGGGCGACAGGTGATGTTGATGGAGTTGGAGGTGCCCGGGCGCGGCCAGATTCGTGTCCGCCTGCGACGCCGCGGAGAGGGCTACGAGCTTCGCATGCGGCCCGAGAACCAGGACCTGGCCCGTGACCTGCGCCAGGAGCGCGACACCTTTCGCGAGAGCGCTGCCAGGAATGGCGTGAGCTTCTCAAGCATCGAGATCGTCTAG
- a CDS encoding response regulator — MSAKNPLILLIEDDPNMREILRSLLKAGGYRVLEAEAGEEGIRQAAEQTPDLILLDMCLPDILGLEVLSRLRTWTDTPVVIVTGEDSQDLKVRLLDAGADDYLTKPFGAAELLARVRVGLRHGARIQPDDADAVFVNGELRVDRASRQIFMGDEEIKLTPTEYRLLQIFIKHLNQSLTHREILEEVWGKDCVGRDHYVRVYMAHLRRKIEQNAAEPGLLVTVPGVGYRMRSVS; from the coding sequence ATGTCTGCAAAGAACCCATTGATCCTCTTGATCGAAGATGACCCGAATATGCGCGAGATATTACGCTCGCTGCTGAAGGCCGGCGGCTATCGTGTCTTGGAGGCCGAGGCCGGGGAAGAGGGGATTCGTCAGGCAGCGGAGCAAACCCCGGACCTAATATTATTGGACATGTGTTTGCCCGATATCCTCGGGTTGGAGGTTTTGAGCCGGCTGCGCACCTGGACGGACACCCCGGTTGTGATCGTGACCGGGGAGGATTCTCAAGACCTTAAAGTGAGGCTGCTCGACGCGGGAGCCGATGATTATTTGACCAAACCCTTTGGCGCCGCGGAGCTATTGGCTCGGGTGCGCGTGGGCCTGCGTCACGGCGCGCGGATTCAACCCGACGATGCGGACGCGGTGTTCGTCAACGGCGAGTTGCGCGTGGACCGTGCATCGCGCCAGATATTTATGGGGGACGAAGAGATCAAGTTGACGCCCACGGAGTACCGACTCTTGCAGATCTTTATCAAACATCTCAACCAGAGCCTGACGCACCGGGAGATTCTCGAAGAGGTTTGGGGCAAAGACTGCGTGGGTCGCGATCATTATGTACGCGTGTATATGGCTCATCTGCGGCGTAAAATTGAGCAAAATGCGGCTGAACCGGGGTTGCTAGTGACCGTCCCAGGCGTCGGCTACCGCATGCGCAGTGTGTCCTAA
- a CDS encoding response regulator — protein sequence MLISNKLQSEKEESVEQSAIRVLVVDANSRQAAATRRALKEPPADFVVSPARQIWSAVQILSGVPIDVVLLSLDLARGEGSSAKGDQPADFAGLKSLQRVSDEMPILVMGSDLEQGESALGAGAADFLNTSTHFGTDVLRQRILEAFERRAAAIAAVSQGAQTATPMRILLVDEDSLVLRLLRRNLEHRGHLVTPLQSPHEAIEFVKGASFGFDLLVCDERLGGMEGERLRQLLRRYAPALRSLFFCSQVGSFGVENSSPMSSEFYLRKPYDLEEFGEVLDVIEAGYPWVDGRASGAGSDSVFRP from the coding sequence ATGCTTATTTCCAATAAATTACAAAGCGAAAAAGAAGAATCGGTCGAGCAGTCAGCGATTCGTGTGTTGGTCGTTGACGCGAACTCACGTCAGGCCGCCGCGACACGGCGCGCGCTCAAGGAGCCGCCCGCAGACTTTGTGGTCTCACCTGCGCGCCAGATATGGTCGGCCGTTCAAATCCTGTCGGGCGTGCCGATCGATGTTGTTTTATTGAGCCTTGATTTGGCGCGCGGCGAAGGTAGCAGTGCCAAGGGCGATCAACCCGCCGATTTTGCGGGGCTCAAGAGTTTGCAGCGCGTCTCCGATGAGATGCCGATTCTGGTGATGGGGAGCGACCTTGAGCAGGGCGAGAGCGCGCTGGGGGCCGGGGCGGCCGACTTTCTGAACACCTCGACCCATTTCGGCACGGACGTCTTGCGCCAACGAATTCTCGAGGCCTTCGAGCGCCGCGCCGCGGCCATCGCGGCGGTTTCCCAGGGAGCACAGACCGCGACCCCGATGCGGATTCTCCTGGTGGACGAGGACTCGCTTGTGCTCCGATTATTGCGGCGCAATCTGGAGCATCGAGGGCATCTGGTCACCCCGCTACAATCTCCGCATGAGGCCATCGAATTCGTCAAAGGAGCGAGCTTTGGCTTTGATTTGCTTGTGTGTGACGAGCGCCTTGGGGGCATGGAAGGCGAGCGGCTGAGGCAACTTTTGCGACGCTACGCGCCGGCGCTGCGCAGCCTGTTTTTCTGTAGTCAGGTGGGCTCATTCGGCGTCGAAAACTCGTCGCCGATGAGCAGTGAATTTTATCTGCGAAAGCCCTATGACCTGGAGGAGTTTGGCGAAGTGCTTGATGTGATCGAGGCTGGCTATCCGTGGGTAGATGGCCGGGCGAGCGGGGCTGGTTCCGATTCCGTATTCCGCCCCTAA